The proteins below come from a single Gimesia alba genomic window:
- a CDS encoding cation:proton antiporter domain-containing protein, with protein sequence MGSWHIIFTLGIFLAAGLLSGTLGELFRLPKVTAYLLMGVILGPALLDLVPHKHIEELEPLTDLAMALVLFGLGNHFTLSRLRRLFHRVLPLSLSEILATFFIVYVGLLLVGESGSAAILLGALAIATAPATTILVLREMESEGPISEYTGILVALNNLASIIAFEVIFVAVLFFKGDSQGGSVFSGLAHLSMDIFGSIFIGVFGGFMISYGSSIIKGSRRIIMFVGLISLALGLCRTMELPYMLTFLAMGFTVANSLAEEEVPKVEKELYPLTGFLCVLFFIIHGVELKPKQFMEAGLIGGGYIAFRLLGKYFGILVPARMRGEEPEVSQWLGTTLFAQAGAAIALSAIAVGRDEVLGTHLQTIILGSVVFFEIVGPIMIRQSVLRAGEVPLINAIHHTAGDPISEFQSMVRRFLVSFGLLSEIDQPPDQILVEQLYRKNVKGISQTATFNEVISFIEHSHDNTFPVLGPNEEVVGVIRYQDLSNTLFDPKIGSLVRAADLANNLETVVYPDDSLARVWAKFREGSYDCLPVVAREQPHRMLGIIRRWEILKYYIKGHRSAQSNDSK encoded by the coding sequence ATGGGCTCGTGGCATATCATATTTACACTGGGAATTTTTCTCGCTGCAGGTCTGCTGTCAGGCACATTGGGTGAGTTGTTCCGTTTGCCTAAGGTGACTGCCTATTTATTAATGGGCGTAATTCTGGGCCCCGCGCTCCTTGATCTGGTGCCCCACAAGCATATCGAAGAACTGGAGCCGCTGACTGATCTGGCGATGGCGCTGGTTTTATTCGGCTTGGGAAATCATTTTACCCTTTCGCGCCTGCGTCGATTGTTCCACCGTGTGCTCCCCCTGTCGCTGAGTGAAATCCTGGCTACCTTTTTTATTGTCTATGTTGGATTATTACTGGTTGGCGAATCGGGAAGTGCTGCCATCCTGCTTGGTGCGTTAGCGATTGCCACAGCGCCGGCGACCACCATTCTGGTACTGCGAGAAATGGAGTCAGAAGGGCCGATTTCCGAGTACACGGGAATTCTGGTGGCGCTGAATAATCTGGCATCCATTATTGCATTCGAAGTTATTTTTGTCGCTGTACTCTTTTTCAAAGGCGACAGCCAGGGAGGGTCTGTCTTTTCAGGTCTGGCCCATCTGAGCATGGATATCTTCGGTTCCATTTTTATCGGTGTCTTTGGTGGCTTCATGATTAGCTATGGCAGCTCCATCATCAAAGGGAGCCGTCGGATTATCATGTTCGTTGGGTTGATTTCATTGGCGCTGGGGTTATGCCGCACAATGGAACTGCCTTATATGCTGACATTTCTTGCCATGGGCTTTACCGTTGCGAATTCACTGGCAGAGGAAGAGGTGCCTAAAGTTGAAAAGGAGCTGTACCCACTGACCGGGTTTTTGTGCGTTCTCTTTTTCATCATCCATGGTGTGGAACTCAAGCCAAAACAGTTTATGGAAGCAGGCCTGATTGGTGGGGGTTATATTGCCTTCCGGTTGCTGGGTAAATATTTTGGTATTTTGGTTCCTGCAAGAATGCGCGGCGAAGAACCAGAAGTCTCCCAATGGTTGGGAACCACTTTGTTTGCACAAGCGGGGGCAGCAATTGCGCTCTCGGCGATAGCGGTGGGGAGAGATGAAGTGCTGGGAACCCATCTCCAAACCATTATTCTGGGCTCGGTGGTCTTTTTTGAAATTGTTGGGCCAATCATGATCCGTCAATCTGTGCTGCGAGCAGGTGAGGTTCCATTGATCAATGCCATTCATCATACGGCCGGAGATCCGATCAGCGAATTTCAGTCCATGGTCAGACGATTCCTGGTTTCCTTCGGTCTACTTTCCGAAATTGATCAACCCCCCGATCAGATTCTGGTCGAGCAATTGTATCGCAAGAATGTGAAGGGAATTTCACAAACGGCGACATTTAATGAAGTGATTTCTTTCATTGAGCATAGTCATGACAATACGTTTCCGGTACTGGGGCCGAATGAGGAAGTCGTAGGAGTGATCCGCTATCAGGATCTGAGTAATACTTTATTCGATCCCAAGATCGGCTCGCTTGTGAGAGCGGCAGACCTGGCGAATAATCTGGAAACGGTAGTCTACCCTGATGATTCATTAGCGCGGGTATGGGCAAAATTTCGTGAAGGCTCTTATGATTGCCTGCCTGTCGTGGCACGCGAACAACCGCATCGCATGCTGGGCATTATTCGCCGTTGGGAAATCCTCAAGTATTATATTAAAGGACATCGTTCGGCTCAGAGTAATGATTCAAAGTAA
- the ligA gene encoding NAD-dependent DNA ligase LigA, with the protein MSVQKEIEELRKQLEHHNRLYYLQAKPEISDREFDRLMKRLEKLESEHPEYDSPDSPTRKVGGAPIEGFQTVPHRLPMLSIDNIFEQEGLREFEARICKLLEEEQVELTAEYKIDGVAVSLIYENGNLTQGVTRGDGQQGDDITHNVRTIGGVPLRLQTDNPPALLEIRGEAYISNSDFQNLNVEMREQGKEPFANPRNTTAGGLKLLDPKLCAKRKIRFFAHGTGAVEGVDYQTHIHFLAAIQEMGIPATPNVEAFPNLEATLEHVQTMMDDLHTLDFEVDGIVLKVNQFDQRELLGNTSKSPRWVVAYKWERYEAVTKVDSIVFQVGKTGTVTPVANLEPVQIAGTTVSRASLHNHDEMERLGIQVGDWAVVEKAGKIIPHVVRVEEHLRDGSQEEIKFPKKCPECKTTLVKDEGGVYIRCPNPNCPASVRETLRYYASRSAMDIEGMGIKMIEQLLEQGLIKGLADVYRLDEHYDQLINLERQGEKSIDNLLAGIEKSKQQPLWRLLTGLNIRHVGTSNARILEKQFGTIEEISKQSVEDLAAVDEIGPIIAESVYNFYHSDFGIKLIKELKDLGLNMGNPVKKTKQPAGILDGKTIVVTGTLSQFTRDEAKELIQKHGGKASGSVSSKTDYLLAGEKAGSKLAKAEELNVPVLSEDEFLQMLNETV; encoded by the coding sequence ATGTCAGTTCAAAAAGAAATCGAAGAACTTCGTAAGCAGCTTGAGCACCATAACCGGCTCTATTATCTCCAGGCCAAACCGGAAATTTCTGACCGCGAATTCGACCGGTTAATGAAACGGCTGGAAAAGCTGGAATCCGAGCATCCGGAATATGATTCTCCAGACAGTCCGACAAGAAAAGTTGGCGGTGCCCCCATTGAAGGCTTCCAGACCGTCCCGCATCGTCTGCCGATGTTGTCGATAGATAATATCTTCGAACAGGAAGGGCTCCGCGAATTTGAAGCGCGGATCTGTAAACTGCTGGAGGAAGAGCAGGTTGAGTTAACCGCGGAATATAAAATTGATGGAGTTGCAGTTTCGCTGATTTATGAGAACGGAAACCTGACGCAAGGCGTCACTCGCGGCGATGGTCAACAGGGCGATGATATTACGCATAATGTGCGGACCATTGGCGGGGTACCATTGCGACTTCAGACAGATAATCCTCCGGCATTACTGGAGATCAGAGGCGAGGCCTATATCAGTAATTCGGACTTTCAGAATCTGAATGTAGAAATGCGGGAACAGGGGAAAGAACCGTTTGCCAACCCCCGCAATACCACCGCCGGTGGCTTGAAACTGCTTGATCCCAAGTTATGTGCGAAACGAAAAATTCGTTTTTTCGCCCATGGCACCGGTGCGGTCGAAGGCGTTGATTATCAAACGCATATTCATTTTCTGGCGGCGATTCAGGAAATGGGAATTCCTGCGACGCCGAATGTAGAGGCCTTTCCCAATCTGGAAGCGACCCTCGAACATGTTCAGACGATGATGGATGACTTACACACTCTCGATTTTGAAGTTGATGGCATTGTGCTGAAAGTCAATCAGTTTGATCAGCGCGAATTGCTGGGGAATACATCGAAAAGCCCGCGTTGGGTCGTGGCTTATAAGTGGGAACGTTACGAAGCGGTCACCAAGGTTGATTCGATCGTGTTCCAGGTTGGAAAAACAGGGACAGTGACTCCCGTTGCGAATCTGGAGCCGGTTCAGATCGCCGGAACGACCGTTTCCAGAGCCAGTTTGCATAATCATGATGAAATGGAACGCTTGGGAATCCAGGTCGGTGACTGGGCTGTTGTTGAAAAAGCCGGGAAAATAATTCCGCATGTGGTTCGTGTGGAAGAGCACCTCCGCGATGGCAGCCAGGAAGAGATCAAATTTCCGAAGAAATGCCCTGAATGTAAGACGACACTGGTTAAAGACGAAGGGGGCGTTTATATTCGCTGCCCGAATCCGAATTGTCCCGCCTCAGTGCGGGAGACGTTGCGTTATTATGCTTCGCGATCGGCGATGGACATTGAGGGAATGGGAATCAAGATGATTGAGCAGTTGCTTGAGCAAGGGCTCATCAAAGGTCTGGCTGATGTGTATCGTCTTGATGAGCACTATGATCAATTGATCAATCTGGAACGACAGGGGGAGAAGTCGATTGATAATCTGCTGGCGGGGATTGAAAAATCCAAGCAGCAGCCACTCTGGCGGCTATTAACCGGTTTGAATATTCGGCATGTGGGAACCAGTAATGCGCGCATTCTGGAAAAACAGTTTGGGACGATTGAGGAAATCAGCAAACAGAGTGTTGAAGATCTCGCGGCAGTGGATGAAATCGGTCCCATTATTGCCGAGTCCGTATATAACTTTTATCACTCCGATTTCGGCATCAAACTGATCAAAGAATTGAAAGATCTGGGGTTAAATATGGGGAACCCTGTGAAAAAAACAAAACAGCCGGCGGGTATTCTCGACGGAAAAACGATTGTCGTGACAGGAACATTGTCGCAATTCACACGTGATGAAGCGAAAGAGCTGATTCAAAAGCATGGCGGGAAAGCGTCGGGAAGTGTCTCCTCGAAAACCGACTATCTTCTGGCTGGTGAAAAGGCGGGGAGTAAGTTGGCGAAAGCGGAAGAGTTGAATGTGCCTGTGCTGTCTGAGGACGAATTCTTGCAAATGTTGAATGAAACGGTTTAA
- a CDS encoding aldehyde dehydrogenase family protein, producing the protein MATDVLDSVASIPQIRQTQLLINGEWRDALSGKTFATVNPATEEVIANVAEGDAADIDLAVKAARAAFESGPWSKMDARDRGRLIYRLADLIEENIEELAALESLDNGKPIRDSRAADLPLVIDCLRYYAGWSDKIEGTTIPIRGNHFCYTRREPLGVAGQIIPWNFPLLMVAWKWAPALAAGCTIVMKPAEQTPLSCLRMAELAMEAGFPPGVINVIPGYGPTAGAALVKHPDVDKIAFTGEDATAKIIMADAAATLKRLTFELGGKSPNVVFADCDLDAAVAGAEFGLFFNQGQCCCAGSRLFVEESVHEEFVAKIVAKAAARKLGDPLNPETTQGPQVDQAQMEKILSYIQKGNEAGAQCVTGGTRFGDKGYFVEPTVFDHVTDEMPIATDEIFGPVLSILPFKNVEEVISRANNTHFGLAAAVWTSDVKKAHLMADRIKAGTVWVNCYDVFDAAAPFGGFKRSGIGRELGAAGLASYTELKTVTMNLD; encoded by the coding sequence ATGGCGACAGACGTGCTAGATTCGGTAGCAAGCATTCCACAAATTCGACAGACTCAGCTTTTGATTAATGGGGAATGGCGTGATGCGTTGAGTGGAAAGACATTCGCAACGGTGAATCCTGCGACGGAAGAAGTGATTGCGAATGTGGCTGAGGGAGATGCCGCTGATATCGATCTGGCCGTCAAAGCAGCTCGGGCTGCTTTTGAATCGGGGCCGTGGTCCAAAATGGATGCCCGTGATCGGGGGCGGCTCATTTATCGCTTAGCCGATCTGATTGAAGAAAATATTGAAGAGCTTGCCGCTTTGGAGTCGCTCGATAATGGAAAGCCGATTCGTGACAGTCGCGCCGCCGATTTGCCGCTGGTGATTGATTGTCTGCGATATTATGCAGGCTGGTCAGACAAAATTGAGGGAACCACCATTCCGATTCGTGGCAATCATTTCTGCTACACCCGCCGTGAGCCTTTGGGAGTCGCAGGGCAGATTATTCCCTGGAACTTTCCTTTGTTGATGGTGGCCTGGAAGTGGGCACCCGCTTTGGCTGCAGGTTGTACCATCGTGATGAAACCCGCAGAGCAAACACCACTTTCCTGTTTGAGAATGGCAGAACTGGCGATGGAAGCCGGTTTTCCCCCCGGCGTGATTAATGTAATTCCAGGGTATGGCCCCACTGCTGGCGCTGCTCTGGTGAAACATCCCGATGTGGATAAGATTGCATTCACCGGCGAAGATGCGACGGCCAAGATTATCATGGCGGATGCAGCAGCAACCTTGAAACGGTTGACTTTCGAGCTGGGTGGCAAAAGTCCGAATGTGGTATTTGCTGACTGTGATCTGGATGCAGCCGTTGCGGGTGCGGAATTTGGACTGTTCTTTAATCAGGGTCAATGTTGTTGTGCCGGAAGTCGATTGTTTGTGGAAGAGTCTGTGCACGAAGAATTTGTGGCCAAGATCGTCGCCAAAGCGGCTGCCCGCAAATTAGGTGACCCGCTCAATCCAGAGACGACTCAGGGGCCTCAGGTTGATCAGGCGCAGATGGAAAAAATCTTGAGTTACATTCAGAAAGGGAATGAGGCGGGAGCGCAGTGCGTGACAGGGGGGACCCGGTTTGGAGACAAGGGTTATTTTGTAGAGCCCACTGTCTTTGACCACGTCACCGATGAGATGCCGATTGCCACGGACGAAATCTTTGGCCCTGTATTGAGTATTCTGCCCTTCAAAAATGTTGAGGAAGTGATCAGCCGGGCGAATAATACGCACTTTGGTTTAGCGGCTGCGGTCTGGACCAGTGACGTGAAAAAAGCACATTTGATGGCGGATCGAATTAAGGCAGGGACGGTTTGGGTGAATTGCTACGATGTGTTCGATGCTGCCGCACCATTTGGTGGTTTCAAGCGGAGTGGAATCGGCCGCGAGCTGGGGGCAGCAGGCCTTGCCAGTTATACGGAACTCAAAACAGTGACGATGAATCTTGATTAA
- a CDS encoding radical SAM protein gives MNPALPVFNDQQIIAARPAKNQVSPEYPYAFLNETEYSAAGTLREVSTIFLTNRECPLHCLMCDLWKNTTDETLKPGLIPHQIEHALNRLPPANQIKLYNSGNFFDPKAIPQQDLPAIADLIQHFERVIVENHPLLCNQTCTEFQQMIAGQLEVALGLETVHEEVLKSLNKKMTLDDFARAVEFLRSHAISVRAFILLKPPFMEEQAGVEWAIKSAEYAFSLGVECCSLIPTRSGNGLLEQLQEREQFSPPQLASIETTLAACLNLKRGRVFMDLWDLEQQYQTESNLHARLQQLRQMNLTQKVPEMR, from the coding sequence ATGAATCCCGCACTCCCCGTTTTCAACGACCAGCAAATTATCGCAGCACGACCCGCTAAAAATCAGGTTTCACCCGAATACCCTTATGCATTTCTCAATGAAACAGAATATTCTGCAGCGGGAACTTTAAGAGAAGTCTCCACCATTTTTCTCACCAATCGTGAGTGCCCTTTGCATTGTCTGATGTGTGACCTCTGGAAAAATACAACGGACGAAACTCTCAAACCTGGTCTCATTCCGCATCAGATTGAACATGCTCTCAATCGTCTTCCCCCTGCCAACCAGATCAAGTTATATAACAGCGGAAATTTTTTTGATCCGAAAGCCATTCCCCAGCAAGACCTCCCGGCGATTGCTGATTTGATTCAGCACTTTGAACGGGTCATCGTAGAAAATCATCCGTTACTCTGCAATCAAACCTGCACCGAGTTTCAGCAAATGATCGCTGGACAGCTGGAGGTCGCCTTGGGATTGGAAACAGTCCACGAAGAAGTTTTAAAATCACTTAATAAAAAAATGACGCTGGATGACTTCGCCAGAGCGGTCGAATTTCTTCGAAGCCACGCCATTTCAGTCAGAGCGTTCATTCTGTTGAAACCACCATTCATGGAAGAACAGGCTGGTGTGGAATGGGCGATCAAATCAGCAGAATATGCTTTTTCGTTGGGGGTCGAATGCTGTTCCCTCATCCCCACACGGTCCGGCAATGGACTTCTGGAACAATTGCAAGAGCGCGAACAGTTTTCTCCACCACAACTCGCTTCGATTGAAACGACTCTCGCAGCCTGTTTGAACCTGAAACGAGGCAGAGTCTTCATGGACCTTTGGGACCTGGAACAACAGTACCAAACTGAATCCAATCTACATGCCAGACTGCAACAACTGCGTCAGATGAATCTCACGCAGAAAGTTCCAGAGATGAGATAA
- a CDS encoding DUF1501 domain-containing protein has product MNRVLSQIDFTRRQFLQAGAAGVVGGLSLPWWTPLQAGLTQKNSQQSVVMIYLPGGPTQFETFDPKPDSPSEIRGSFSPTQTKVPGVQFCELLPRLSAIADKFSVVRTLVGMENRHESFQCYTGRPGGRNEDGEPAGGWPAFGSIVSELLGPGKQGMIPYVDAAPKMSYAPYNNNGSHLQGNPSWPGFTGFNHIPFTLEGEVKSDLVLNGIDRARLNERRSLLKSFKQTQQAFDVEGLDNFQQQAFQMLTSGRFANAMDVAKEPQSVRDRYGKLQKTDPSFGGAPQSPQHLLMARRLVEAGVRCVTVAFGAWDWHANREGSIQYLSKKYLPVFDQALAVFLQDLEERGLLEQTTVIVWGEFGRTPRINAKGGRDHWPGTQSVLMAGGGMQGGRIVGQTDRVGGVPLDRPVHVQEIFATLFNNLGINTETAQITDLSGRPRYLVDAGRHPIRELY; this is encoded by the coding sequence ATGAATCGGGTTTTATCTCAGATTGATTTTACACGTCGTCAATTTCTGCAGGCGGGCGCGGCTGGTGTTGTGGGAGGGTTATCACTTCCCTGGTGGACTCCATTGCAGGCCGGGCTGACTCAGAAAAATAGTCAGCAATCGGTCGTGATGATCTATCTGCCCGGAGGGCCGACGCAATTTGAGACGTTCGACCCCAAGCCAGATTCTCCGAGTGAGATTCGCGGCTCCTTCTCACCAACCCAGACCAAAGTTCCGGGCGTTCAGTTTTGCGAATTGCTGCCGCGGTTATCTGCGATCGCAGACAAGTTCTCTGTCGTTCGTACATTGGTTGGCATGGAAAATCGACATGAATCGTTCCAGTGTTATACGGGGCGTCCCGGGGGACGGAATGAAGATGGCGAACCTGCTGGAGGCTGGCCTGCATTCGGTTCCATTGTTTCTGAGCTTCTGGGGCCGGGCAAGCAGGGGATGATTCCTTATGTCGATGCCGCCCCTAAGATGAGTTACGCTCCTTATAACAACAACGGGAGTCACTTGCAGGGTAATCCATCCTGGCCTGGCTTTACCGGATTTAACCATATTCCATTTACACTCGAAGGTGAAGTGAAATCGGACTTAGTGTTAAACGGGATTGATCGCGCGCGTTTAAATGAGCGCAGATCGTTGCTGAAATCATTTAAACAGACCCAGCAGGCGTTTGACGTTGAAGGACTGGATAATTTTCAACAGCAGGCGTTTCAAATGCTGACCTCAGGTCGTTTTGCAAACGCCATGGATGTGGCAAAAGAGCCTCAGTCAGTGCGTGATCGCTATGGGAAGCTCCAAAAAACGGACCCAAGTTTTGGAGGGGCTCCCCAAAGTCCTCAACATTTATTAATGGCCCGCAGGTTGGTCGAAGCAGGCGTGCGGTGTGTGACTGTGGCGTTTGGTGCCTGGGACTGGCATGCGAATCGAGAAGGTTCGATCCAATATTTATCCAAAAAGTATTTGCCCGTATTTGATCAGGCGCTGGCCGTCTTCCTGCAGGATCTGGAAGAACGAGGTTTATTGGAACAGACGACAGTGATTGTCTGGGGGGAATTTGGTCGGACTCCCCGCATCAATGCCAAAGGGGGCCGTGATCATTGGCCGGGAACACAGTCGGTTCTGATGGCGGGCGGTGGAATGCAGGGCGGTCGAATTGTTGGGCAGACAGACCGGGTGGGAGGTGTGCCCCTGGATCGTCCGGTGCATGTGCAGGAGATCTTTGCGACACTGTTCAATAATCTGGGAATCAATACCGAAACCGCACAGATTACGGATTTGTCAGGCCGTCCCCGCTATCTGGTTGACGCCGGTCGACATCCGATTCGTGAATTATATTAA
- the gmd gene encoding GDP-mannose 4,6-dehydratase: MKRVALITGINGQDGYYLSRFLKSKDYDVHGITSCSKPGIGEPPANCYYCDFAEGSNLNQILGTVQPDEIYHLAAQSHVRLSFDIPVYTAEVTGVGTLRLLEALRYYEEQSQKKIRFYQASSSEMFGKVVESPQSETTPFHPRSPYACAKVFSYWQTINYRESYGMYACNGILFNHESPRRGEAFVTRKITKAVARIKLGMQDKLYLGNIDAKRDWGFAGDYVEAMWLILQQDKPDDFVIGTGETHSVREFLEAAFGAVDLDWKQYVEIDPQYYRPAEVELLCADPTKAREKLNWEPKVSFEELARLMVEADMKLTQQEKILNEAAS; encoded by the coding sequence GTGAAACGAGTTGCATTAATAACGGGAATCAATGGCCAGGACGGGTATTACCTGTCTCGATTTTTAAAAAGTAAAGATTATGACGTCCATGGAATTACCTCCTGCAGTAAGCCTGGGATCGGCGAGCCTCCTGCGAATTGTTACTACTGTGATTTTGCAGAAGGTTCAAATCTCAATCAGATTCTAGGGACAGTGCAACCGGATGAAATTTATCATTTAGCCGCCCAGAGTCATGTGCGTCTGTCATTTGACATTCCCGTTTATACGGCAGAAGTGACAGGGGTGGGAACGCTGCGTTTACTGGAAGCCTTGCGATATTACGAAGAGCAAAGCCAGAAAAAGATTCGCTTCTATCAGGCTTCTTCCAGTGAAATGTTTGGCAAGGTTGTTGAGTCACCACAGAGCGAAACGACTCCCTTCCATCCGCGTAGCCCGTATGCGTGCGCGAAAGTCTTTTCGTATTGGCAGACGATCAATTACCGTGAATCGTATGGCATGTATGCCTGCAACGGAATTCTATTTAACCATGAATCACCCCGGCGCGGCGAAGCATTTGTAACCCGAAAAATTACCAAAGCAGTGGCACGGATTAAGCTGGGAATGCAGGACAAACTGTATCTGGGCAATATTGATGCTAAACGCGACTGGGGTTTCGCCGGTGATTATGTAGAAGCAATGTGGCTGATTTTGCAGCAGGATAAACCGGATGATTTTGTGATTGGTACAGGAGAGACACATTCTGTACGCGAATTTCTGGAAGCCGCCTTTGGTGCCGTCGATCTGGACTGGAAACAGTATGTTGAAATCGATCCCCAGTATTATCGTCCGGCTGAAGTCGAATTACTCTGTGCCGATCCGACCAAAGCGCGCGAGAAACTGAACTGGGAACCGAAGGTTTCATTTGAGGAATTAGCGCGGCTGATGGTCGAAGCTGACATGAAGCTGACACAGCAAGAGAAAATTCTTAACGAAGCAGCTTCCTGA
- a CDS encoding asparagine synthase-related protein, whose product MIHEEYVERLVNLLDPAANILFNMTVEEATERVGSGSPEQVREIDGQFALVHKEGTRIRMARSIGRPMRFFLAKRAEGPCLVIAERIDEIYEFLKTEGLDDQFHPSYTRMVPAHYILELQLIGCPDPNPKTTRYFTPERNRLSTQLDEIGKAYIGAVSQEINKWLDTIPRMEPIGVLFSGGIDSGAIFLLVYHALITRNESPSRLKAFSLSIDGEGSDCRQAQQFLEQMQLGLFLEILEVPQSSLDCKETIKILEDYKQLDVEAATMAYALCKKIRELYPQWKYLIDGDGGDENLKDYPIEANPELTIRSVLNNLMLYQEGWGVEAVKHSLTYSGGQSRGHVRTYAPARSLGFQGFSPYALPNVIEVAEGIPYIELTGWDHKKLYALKGDIVCRGIQQITGLSMPVYPKRRFQEGSLTDQSFNTVFSDSETVYRQALLSLYQSS is encoded by the coding sequence ATGATTCATGAAGAGTACGTGGAACGTCTTGTCAATTTACTGGACCCTGCAGCAAATATCCTCTTCAATATGACTGTCGAAGAGGCAACCGAACGAGTCGGAAGTGGTTCACCAGAACAAGTGCGAGAAATCGATGGTCAGTTCGCACTTGTCCACAAAGAGGGAACTCGAATTCGCATGGCTCGGTCGATCGGTAGACCGATGCGTTTTTTCCTTGCCAAACGTGCCGAAGGCCCTTGCCTGGTCATCGCAGAGAGAATCGACGAGATCTACGAGTTCCTCAAAACCGAAGGACTCGACGACCAGTTTCATCCCTCCTATACCAGAATGGTTCCCGCTCATTATATCCTCGAGCTGCAATTGATTGGCTGCCCCGATCCGAACCCGAAAACAACACGCTACTTCACTCCCGAACGTAACAGACTGTCGACGCAATTGGATGAAATCGGGAAAGCGTATATCGGTGCAGTCTCTCAGGAGATCAATAAATGGCTGGATACAATCCCCCGTATGGAGCCCATCGGCGTGCTCTTTTCGGGAGGGATTGACAGTGGTGCCATCTTCCTTCTGGTTTATCACGCACTGATCACGCGCAACGAATCACCGTCTCGTTTGAAGGCCTTCTCGCTTTCCATCGATGGTGAAGGGAGTGACTGTCGCCAGGCACAGCAATTTCTGGAACAGATGCAGCTTGGCCTGTTTCTGGAGATACTGGAAGTTCCTCAAAGCAGCCTGGACTGTAAAGAGACCATTAAAATTCTCGAAGATTACAAACAGCTTGATGTTGAAGCCGCAACAATGGCGTACGCTTTGTGCAAGAAGATTAGAGAGCTGTATCCACAGTGGAAATATCTCATCGACGGCGATGGCGGGGATGAGAATCTGAAAGATTATCCCATTGAAGCCAATCCGGAATTAACAATCCGCAGCGTTCTGAATAACCTGATGCTCTACCAGGAAGGTTGGGGAGTGGAAGCAGTCAAGCATTCCCTCACCTATTCCGGAGGCCAAAGTCGCGGTCATGTCAGAACCTATGCCCCGGCTCGCAGTCTCGGCTTCCAGGGATTCAGTCCCTATGCTTTACCAAATGTAATTGAAGTTGCCGAAGGGATTCCCTACATTGAATTGACTGGCTGGGACCATAAAAAACTTTACGCACTGAAAGGGGATATTGTCTGCAGAGGAATCCAGCAAATCACAGGCCTGTCGATGCCCGTTTATCCCAAACGACGCTTTCAGGAGGGGAGTCTGACTGACCAATCCTTCAACACCGTATTTTCAGACTCGGAAACCGTGTACCGACAAGCGCTGCTCTCACTTTATCAGTCTTCGTAA